The Trichosurus vulpecula isolate mTriVul1 chromosome 9, mTriVul1.pri, whole genome shotgun sequence region TTCTCCCCAGTGTGGGTTCTCCAATGTACAGTAAGGTGTGCATTACGGCaaaaggctttcccacactcgTGACATttatagggcttctctccagtatggattctttgATGTCGAATAAGGCTTTGGCTTTGACTGAAGGCtttgccacattcattacattcatagggtttctcacCAGTGTGGAGTCGCTGATGTCAAATAAGACTTTGGCTCTGACTGAAGGCTTTCTCACACtctttacattcataaggtttatCCCtggtatggattctctgatgaacAATGAGCAGTGAGCTATGACTAAAGGCTctcccacactcattacatttaTAGGATTTTTCCCCTGTATGGATTCTTTGATGTTCTGTAAGAGATGAACTTTGACTAAAAGACACACCACAAAAATTACAtctataaggtttttctccagtatgaattctatgATGGGCAGTAAGTCTTGAGCTGTGATTGATGGTTTTGCCACACTCATCACATTCATAGGGcctctctccagtgtggattctctggtgtACAACAAGTTGTGAACTATgactaaaggctttcccacaatCATTACAcatataaggtttctctccagtgtggactcTCCGATGCTAAGGCCTGAACTCTGATTGAAGGCTTTTCCACAATCACTACATTGGTAAGGTTTCTCCcctgtgtggattctctgatgtacaataACATGTGAACTATGACTGAATGTTTTTccacattcatagggtttctcccaagtatgaattctctgatgctgaaTAAGGCTTTGGTTTTGattaaaggctttcccacacaCATTACATTGATAAgatttctccccagtgtggattctcagATGTTGAATAAGGCTTTTGCTCTGATcaaaggctttcccacactcaATACACTTATGGGGTTTTTCACCAGTGTGGATACTCTGATGTCAAATAAGGTCTGAATTCCAACTGAAGTATTTTTCACATTCACCACATTTATGTGATCTCTGTCCTTTAGAACATCTCTGATGTATGAGGAATTTGGAAGTAAGACTGAACCCTGCTTCATAGTCCTTACACATCtggtctctttcttctctaggaCTTGTCTTGTCCTTAACCATCACTTCCAAggaatttctttcctctctctctcctgttgtGTACTCCCATTGCCTCTCTTTCCATTCAGTGGCTGCTTGCAATGTGGGCTCAGAAGGACCATCCTTTTGGATGCATTCTAGTGTCCTTGGGTATgagtcctctttgaaaattttACCCTCTGAAGTCTCCTTGTTCAAGTCTTCATTCTTGGTCCTGGCATTGCCATCTaaccaagaaacagaaaatataaatatcatttctTCAAAGTGCCCTAGAAATGCAGAGCTTGTATATGTCAAAACTGGCTTTGCAGAAAGAGCAAAGATTAAGCCAGTTAgttagaaaaagggaaaatcaaGGATGGATAATTAAGGAATTtagaagaaaaatcaggaagaggtaaagagagagaagTAACACATGGCTACGTGGGTgaggaacaaaaaaaggaaatgggtcaGAGGGATAACATGCAGCACAAAAGGGGACTGGGATAACTAGAAAGGTAGAAAACTAAGGTAGCAGTTATAGGGAGAAAGAGCAAGAGCCCACCTTGCCCATTATACCAGACTAGGAGAACAGGATGACTGAATTTAGTCTAATTCTACCGGCTCCAGggatatatgtaaaataagatcAGTGTTCTTGACAAATTTTCAACAAGTTCTTTTTAAAGTTCAGTACAGGTAACTGTTCTAGTGCTTGGAAATGCATTTGAACTCTCAACAGTATTATCAAGACagcattttaaaagcaaagatggaggagaaagaataGCTGGTGGCAGCACTAACAGAGTCTGTATCACTCACTGTGATAGGCTTTCTTTGGGTCCTTTTTATCCAGAGCTCTATGAAGATCCAGGACCCATAATTCCTGTCCTTGCCCAGGCTGGGAGATCATGGCAGTTTTAGGAAACAGAAATCCTGCttatgaagaaaagagagagaaaagaaaggttaACAGAAATATAGAGCTGTTCTGGAGACTAATCatatagtatttaatatataccTATTTATTGAACCCAGTATTATGCTGGGGGCCAAGGGTAAGAGTGGGTAAGAGAAAGAAGCATCTAACACCTACTACCTAATCTCAGATAGCTTTACAGTATACTGAGGAAGAAGAATTAAGACACATAAAACAATAGTGAAGACAGTATATAATTAAAAGTTAAACTGTGTGGCATATGTGCTGAGGGCTTTAGGAATATAAAGGTGAGGGATGGAGCAATCATGGAACATACTGTGGAGCAAAAAGAATTTAAGCAGGGCCCAGAAGAATGGGTAAGTTTGGCTAGGCAGAGTGGAAAGTGAGAAAGTACATTCCAACTGAGGAGAAACTAGGAGCAATGGAAGTTTCTGAACATAGCCTTGTTTAAAGACAAATTAATTGAGCAGCACTGCACCGGAGGGACTGAAGACCTATCTTAGCTCCTGTCCTATAAGGTACAAAGGAGTCAGCAATAAAAATACCTGGTTAAAATACTTAGGACTGTACTTACATGAAGGAAAAGATGACATAGGAAGTCAAAAGAGTGGGTCTGCTGATTCAGAGCAAATTCTTTGCTCTCTCTGATTCCAAGatagaaaaataggaagaggagATGACAGATAACAGATGAAACAATACAGAAGAATCATTACATGGTGATGAAGGAATCCCATGAGGAAAAAGGTACAAATGAGGAGCCtccaaaggaatgaaggaaaagtgAGAGAAAGACAGGAGTCCCGAGCTGGGAATGATGAGTATCATATGGGGGATCATGAAAGTGAAGCATCATTGAACCACAAAGCACCATGAGAAGGCCCCTTGATGAGAAGGTGCCAAAGGACAGAACAGCATGCAATACTTGTGAAGCTGTTTCTTCCCAGAGCAATTCCTGTGTCTACGCAGGAGCTGAGCCCTGGtgacacagaatgttagaagaggaagggaattcagagatcatctattctacTAATATTGACTCTAAGacgtggaaactgagacccagagaggtgaaatgacttacctgaGGTCATGAAGCTGGTCTGGCATATCTGGAATTAAAAACCAAGTCTTCTAACTCACCAAGTCCAGCGCTCTTTCCCTCATATTACACAATGAAATATAATTAAGCTCGTGTGACAATCAAGGTGGAACTTGAACCTCAGAGAAGAAACTATAGGGAATGTTCAGGGGGACAGGAGAAGAAGGGACCAGAACCTTCTCCAATTCACCATGTTTAGGGTCAGAAGCCTCAGTTTAGCAACCTTCCTCCCCTTAACTCTGATGATAACTCTCACTCTGGCTCTGAAATCTCCACTTCCACAAAAATACCCAGTCTTATCCTGGGTCACTTTAGAGTGAATATGCTAGGGAAATAACTCAAAGACATGAGCAATTCTGAAAATATTCCTGGCCAGTCATCTGAATGTCTACATCTGGAATGCTGCATATAGTTCTTGTtatcatacttaaaaaaaaaagaccactgaagacattttttatttcagcaaattaaaaagttttatgcaaataaaataagaaatatagcTAGAATTAGAAGATAAATTGTCacatggggaaaaaatgtattaaataactGACTACTTTGATGTCCAAGATACAATGAGAACATGGCTAAGACTCCAGAAAAGAactggtcaaaggacatgaatattttcaaaaaaagaagtgCAATCCATCaacaatcatgtttttttttcaaaagctatAAATCactaaaagagaaatggaaattaaaaacaactctgaaattttacCTTACACCCTATAAGTCagtaaagacaacagagaatcaACACTGAAAGGTCTATAGGAACaaaggcacactaatacactctTGATGGAGCAATAAATTCAACTAGAAAATTATTTGAAACACTGAGAAAATTTACAAACTTA contains the following coding sequences:
- the ZNF678 gene encoding LOW QUALITY PROTEIN: zinc finger protein 678 (The sequence of the model RefSeq protein was modified relative to this genomic sequence to represent the inferred CDS: inserted 1 base in 1 codon; substituted 1 base at 1 genomic stop codon), whose product is HQSIHTGEKPHKCIECGKAFDQSKSLIQHLRIHTGEKSYQCNVCGKAFNQNQSLIQHQRIHTWEKPYECGKTFSHSSHVIVHQRIHTGEKPYQCSDCGKAFNQSSGLXHRRVHTGEKPYMCNDCGKAFSHSSQLVVHQRIHTGERPYECDECGKTINHSSRLTAHHRIHTGEKPYRCNFCGVSFSQSSSLTEHQRIHTGEKSYKCNECGRAFSHSSLLIVHQRIHTRDKPYECKECEKAFSQSQSLIXHQRLHTGEKPYECNECGKAFSQSQSLIRHQRIHTGEKPYKCHECGKAFCRNAHLTVHWRTHTGEKSYERHECGKAFSRSSYLIVHQRIHIDEKSFESFHLIH